TCTTTTCAGGGAGAAGGAGGCTGAACGACATATTATAAGAGAAAGTCTTGATTTTTACAATATCCCTGTTAAATGGATACCCCTGATAAAAAAAGGACTGGACTATGTGAGTGAAGATGGTACTGTAATACCTAATAGTGTGCTTACAAAACCATCTGCTAAGGCACGGTCTTATGCATTTTGCTCTGACACAAAGTATTCGGAAGCCATTATTCCTGTGATAAAGGATGTCGATTTATTATATCATGAAGCCACTTTCCTGTCTGACAATGAAGGTCTGGCTGATATGACATTTCACAGTACAGCCAGACAGGCTGCAGAAATTGCAAAAAAAGCTGGTGTTAAAAAACTTATACTTGGACATTACAGCACCAGATACAAGAACACTGACCTGTTCAGAAAGGAGGCTGCAGAAGTTTTTCAGGAGTCTTACCTTGCTGAAGATGGAATGACGTTTGATATTCCCAATTCTGGCAGGGACAGTGAATTTTAATTATATTTGCACTTCATTTTTCCAACCTCAGATCATAAACCAAACAGATGCAAAACAAGATCATCATTCTGGATTTCGGTTCCCAGTATACTCAGCTTATTGCGCGTAGGGTAAGGGAGTTGAACGTGTACTGCGAGATATTGCCGTATTATAGGATCCCTGAGCCCGATGACACTACTAAGGGTATTATCCTATCAGGAAGTCC
The genomic region above belongs to Xiashengella succiniciproducens and contains:
- a CDS encoding ribonuclease Z, which produces MRFSVTILGCNSALPTSERNPTAQVLNVSERFFLVDCGEGTQMQLRKNKIRFTRISHVFISHLHGDHCFGLPGLLSTLGLLGRTADLHIYGPSDTEKVFGPILAFFCRDMKYKVCFHSVDTDKSELVYEDKRVEVFSIPLTHRIPACGYLFREKEAERHIIRESLDFYNIPVKWIPLIKKGLDYVSEDGTVIPNSVLTKPSAKARSYAFCSDTKYSEAIIPVIKDVDLLYHEATFLSDNEGLADMTFHSTARQAAEIAKKAGVKKLILGHYSTRYKNTDLFRKEAAEVFQESYLAEDGMTFDIPNSGRDSEF